Proteins co-encoded in one Sander vitreus isolate 19-12246 chromosome 9, sanVit1, whole genome shotgun sequence genomic window:
- the ddx10 gene encoding putative ATP-dependent RNA helicase DDX10, protein MEKKDTNPVGKKRKPVKMKDGTDPVKNFEKWKKKYNKTKAQVKRERPQKKPEWQVEREYIDRLVSRYGDINSNEAVKFSDFPISKKTLLGLQGAQYRQPTEIQRQTIGFALLGKDVLGAAKTGSGKTLAFLIPVLECLYRQQWSSMDGLGALIISPTRELAYQTFEVLRKVGKNHEFSAGLIIGGKDLKSESEKIHRTNIVICTPGRLLQHMDETAAFHASDLHMLVLDEADRILDMGFADTLNAIVENLPKSRQTLLFSATQTKSVKDLARLSLKDPEYVWVHEKAKFSTPATLEQSYVVCELHQKVNMLYSFIRSHLKKKIIVFFACCKEVQYLFRVLCRLRPGMPILALHGKQQQMKRVEVYNDFLRKQNAVLFATDIAARGLDFPAVNWVLQFDCPEDADTYIHRVGRTARYKEGGEALLLLLPSEEKGMVGQLQEKKVPITKIQVNPDKLQSVQQKLQAFLAQEKEQKERAQRCFVSYLRSVYLMKNKEVFDVFKLQIQEYAASLGLAVAPRVRFLSKAQAQRAEKDGQTEEEQSEGEEEEELRSFKAQLKGNVPPEESPSSESEDLGGDEESGDEAEVDQARIRLLGADDNEDEDDLRDLDLLTVKRKDVFSLTAGEESPEEPAEDATKKSEKETKFTEAKKALKRNFQVNTKVAFSEEGEAVQLWPPVQRAADDEEEEEEEGVSGINMEKARKRLQREDQEFDKHEYSRKVKAKHREKRLKAKAARREASKQHGRKSDSEDSEDEVVAYLANRSEDEFDPSTLPDPDKLHSEEEEDGAGITAAKRQHSSDSSDEEEKQLPVGKRKKVGRPNDEPTALDTGLSLAEDEELVLHLLGGRS, encoded by the exons ATGgagaaaaaagacacaaaccCTGTCGGGAAGAAACGTAAACCCGTGAAGATGAAAGACGGCACCGACCCCGTCAAAAACTTCgagaaatggaagaaaaaatacaacaaGACTAAAGCACAAGTGAAGAGAGAGCGACCGCAGAAGAAGCCCGAGTGGCAGGTCGAACGGGAGTACATCGACAGGCTCGTTAGCAGGTACGGTGACATCAACTCCAATGAGGCTGTTAAGTTCTCAGACTTCCCAATTTCAAAGAAAACCTTGTTAGGTTTGCAGGGGGCTCAGTACAGACAGCCCACGGAGATCCAGAGACAGACTATCGGCTTCGCTTTGCTCGGGAAAGATGTCCTCGGCGCGGCTAAGACCGGCTCCGGGAAGACGTTAGCCTTTCTCATCCCGGTGCTGGAGTGTCTGTATCGCCAGCAGTGGAGCTCCATGGACGGCCTCGGCGCTCTCATCATATCCCCCACCAGAGAGCTCGCCTACCAGACCTTCGAAGTCCTCCGCAAGGTGGGCAAGAACCACGAGTTCTCCGCGGGGCTCATCATCGGCGGGAAGGACCTCAAGAGCGAGTCGGAGAAGATCCACCGCACCAACATTGTCATCTGCACGCCGGGCCGGCTGCTCCAGCACATGGACGAGACGGCCGCCTTCCACGCCTCCGACCTCCACATGCTGGTCCTGGACGAGGCGGACCGCATCCTGGACATGGGGTTCGCCGACACGCTCAACGCCATTGTGGAGAACCTGCCCAAGTCCCGGCAGACGCTGCTGTTCTCCGCCACGCAGACCAAGTCGGTCAAAGACCTGGCCCGGCTCAGCCTCAAAGACCCGGAGTACGTGTGGGTTCACGAGAAGGCTAAGTTCAGCACGCCGGCCACCCTGGAGCAGAGCTACGTGGTGTGTGAGCTCCACCAGAAGGTCAACATGCTGTACTCGTTCATCAGGAGCCACCTGAAAAAGAAGATCATCGTCTTCTTCGCTTGCTGCAAGGAGGTGCAGTACCTGTTCCGGGTCCTGTGCCGCCTCAGACCGGGCATGCCCATCCTGGCTCTGCATGGCAAGCAGCAGCAGATGAAGAGAGTGGAGGTCTACAATGACTTCCTCAGGAAGCAGAACGCTGTGCTCTTTGCCACTGACATAGCCGCCAGAGGCCTGGACTTCCCCGCCGTCAACTGGGTGCTGCAGTTTGACTGTCCGGAGGACGCAGACACCTACATCCACAGGGTGGGTCGGACGGCCCGGTACAAGGAGGGGGGAGAGGccttactgctgctgcttcccTCAGAGGAGAAGGGCATGGTCGGCCAGCTGCAAGAGAAGAAAGTTCCAATCACTAAGATCCAG GTGAACCCAGACAAACTGCAGAGTGTTCAGCAGAAGCTGCAGGCCTTCCTGGCCCAGGAGAAGGAGCAGAAGGAGAGAGCTCAGCGGTGTTTTGTCTCCTACCTGCGCTCCGTCTACCTGATGAAGAACAAAGAGGTGTTTGACGTCTTCAAACTCCAGATTCAGGAGTACGCGGCCTCTCTGGGCCTCGCCGTGGCTCCAAGGGTGCGCTTCCTCAGCAAAGCCCAGGCACAGAGGGCCGAGAAAGACGGCCAGACAGAGGAGGAGCAGTCtgaaggggaggaagaggaggagctgaGGAGCTTCAAGGCCCAGCTGAAGGGAAACGTTCCTCCTGAGGAAAGTCCGAGCTCCGAGTCGGAAGATTTGGGCGGCGATGAGGAAAGTGGTGATGAAGCAGAGGTGGATCAAGCCAGGATCCGTCTCCTGGGTGCAGATGACAACGAGGATGAGGACGATCTCAGAGACTTGGACCTGCTGACAGTCAAAAGAAAGGACGTCTTCAGTCTGACGGCGGGCGAGGAGAGTCCCGAAGAACCCGCCGAGGACGCCACAAAGAAATCGGAAAAGGAGACAAAGTTCACAGAAGCCAAAAAGGCCCTGAAGAGGAACTTCCAAGTCAACACCAAAGTGGCTTTCAGCGAAGAAGGCGAGGCCGTGCAGCTGTGGCCTCCGGTCCAGCGGGCGGCCGacgacgaggaggaggaagaagaggagggggttTCGGGTATCAACATGGAGAAGGCCCGGAAGAGGCTGCAGCGCGAGGACCAGGAGTTTGACAAGCACGAGTACAGCCGCAAAGTGAAAGCCAAGCACAGGGAGAAGAGGCTGAAGGCGAAGGCGGCCAGGAGGGAGGCCAGCAAGCAACACGGCCGCAAGTCTGACTCGGAGGACTCGGAGGACGAGGTGGTGGCGTACCTGGCCAATCGCAGCGAAGACGAGTTTGACCCCAGCACCCTGCCGGACCCTGACAAACTGCActctgaggaagaggaggatggggCGGGGATAACGGCAGCCAAACGGCAGCACAGCAGTGACAGCAGCGACGAGGAAGAGAAGCAGCTCCCAGTGGGGAAGAGGAAGAAAGTGGGGCGACCGAACGATGAGCCCACAGCCCTGGACACCGGTCTCTCCCTGGCCGAAGACGAGGAGTTGGTCTTACATCTGCTGGGAGGGCGCAGTTAG
- the LOC144523739 gene encoding uncharacterized protein LOC144523739 isoform X2, with translation MPSSSLSWSGDPHIKDGYLLNIYLRYEHNHQLSFADAVRKRDASDETIAKLKTLFECGHSPSSALDIIKYDLQEQEGESPIYTAADHSICPDMYFCYRLYYKLFQKAYTAPSEEKMLVDLKDRLYQYNMVQGETSAKMEKTECGQVVIAVCTPVMKRVHTKLRESGEIVFVDSSGNCERQNHRIFLLLAHSTAGGLPLGVLITTSESQSTITSGLRLLRTLLPGSSFFGREQPQVIMTDDCSALRQSLQAVFPGAKLLLCMFHQLQAMWRWLWSGRNGVAKQDRPQLLNSFKSLVYPDSTALLTERYNRCLADLVAIKYPRFLHYLAEVYRRHEEWAICLRNELPTRGQNTNSLVESAFRVGKEKVLHWLKPYNVTQLVDFVTTRMEAHYIRRLTDTANNRVAFLYVNDVDCENIAQVDQNHYVVPSATSELQYDVDVAIGCCTCSDGLAGALCKHQSAVLNKFGHHESVPHVPTPQMRKLYHEIATGSEGVLSKASDCTNVNASPGPGTSAEALEEMLEQFCHSLKDKLHNDPQTFTAPICTFLGTYKKMNDSSLTSALHCFGKTSQVKSKNRQSSKMNGTAIGKRKAALLPGRPPKCQKKEHLY, from the exons Atgccctcttcctctctgtcatg GTCTGGGGATCCTCATATTAAGGATGGCTATCTATTGAACATCTATCTCAGATATGAGCACAACCACCAGTTATCGTTTGCTGACGCTGTGCGGAAGCGAGATGCCTCCGACGAGACCATTGCCAAACTGAAGACGCTCTTTGAGTGTGGCCACTCCCCCTCCTCTGCACTGGATATCATCAAGTATGATCTGCAGGAGCAGGAAGGGGAAAGTCCCATCTACACAGCTGCAGACCACTCCATTTGTCCTGACATGTATTTCTGTTACAG ACTTTACTACAAGCTTTTTCAGAAAGCTTATACTGCACCGTCAGAAGAGAAGATGCTGGTAGATCTCAAGGATAGACTTTACCAGTACAACATGGTGCAGGGGGAAACCAGtgcaaaaatggaaaaaactgAATGCGGTCAGGTGGTCATTGCCGTATGTACCCCGGTCATGAAAAGAGTGCACACAAAGTTGAGGGAGAGCGGGGAAATCGTCTTTGTGGATTCATCGGGAAATTGTGAGCGCCAGAACCACCGGATATTTCTTCTTCTCGCCCACTCCACCGCCGGAGGATTGCCATTGGGGGTGCTTATAACGACCTCAGAGAGTCAGTCCACCATTACGTCTGGGCTTCGACTCCTGCGAACCCTTTTGCCTGGCAGCAGTTTTTTTGGGAGGGAACAGCCTCAGGTCATCATGACGGATGACTGCAGTGCTCTGCGTCAGTCCCTCCAGGCAGTTTTCCCCGGAGCAAAGCTGCTCCTGTGCATGTTCCACCAACTGCAGGCCATGTGGAGGTGGTTGTGGAGTGGCCGCAATGGTGTGGCTAAGCAAGACCGACCACAGCTCCTAAATTCATTCAAGAGCCTTGTCTACCCCGACTCAACCGCGTTGCTGACAGAACGGTACAACAGATGTCTTGCTGACCTTGTTGCCATTAAATATCCTAGATTCCTCCACTACCTGGCTGAG GTGTACAGGAGACATGAAGAGTGGGCCATCTGTCTTCGCAATGAACTTCCAACGAGAGGGCAAAACACCAACAGTTTAGTGGAGAGTGCTTTCAGAGTGGGGAAGGAGAAGGTCCTCCACTGGTTGAAGCCATACAATGTTACTCAGTTGGTAGATTTTGTAACAACCAGGATGGAGGCCCATTACATCCGCCGCCTCACCGACACAGCAAACAACAGAGTGGCTTTCCTTTATGTAAATGATGTGGATTGTGAAAATATTGCACAG GTAGACCAGAACCACTACGTGGTTCCAAGCGCTACATCTGAGTTGCAGTATGACGTCGACGTGGCGATTGGATGCTGCACGTGTTCAGATGGACTCGCTGGCGCACTATGCAAACATCAAAGTGCCGTTTTGAACAAGTTCGGTCACCATGAGAGCGTCCCGCACGTCCCCACACCTCAGATGAGAAAGCTCTACCATGAGATTGCAACTG GTAGTGAAGGCGTTTTGTCAAAGGCAAGTGACTGCACCAATGTGAATGCCAGTCCTGGACCAG GCACATCTGCAGAGGCCCTTGAAGAGATGTTGGAGCAGTTCTGCCATAGTCTCAAAGATAAACTACACAATGACCCCCAAACCTTCACAGCACCGATTTGCACCTTTCTGGGAACTTACAAAAAAATGAACGATAGCTCCCTCACGTCAGCTCTGCACTGTTTTGGTAAGACGTCACAGGTGAAATCAAAAAATCGCCAGTCTTCAAAAATGAATGGAACAGCTATTGGTAAAAGAAAGGCGGCATTGTTACCTGGGCGACCTCCAAAGTGCCAAAAGAAGGAGCATCTGTATTAA